One window of the Bacillota bacterium genome contains the following:
- a CDS encoding chemotaxis protein CheA — translation MTSDRSRYEQVFFAEAQEHLQILNDGLLMLEQNPGDYEAVNSVFRAAHTIKGMAATMGYGTITMLTHNLENVLDKVREGTTQLSPQLSDLLFQGVDLLEGILGDAQAGAEPGPESIAALLQELNRSLSLEHQEPITLDQQEPLSDQVAGTMLRNHEVQVVTEACSRGYGAYFITVHLVSTCLMKAVRVFLVFQRLQAKGEILRAEPPVEDLEEEKFGDSFRLLYISKLDQEAVRHLVAEVTDVVRAEVVRIKTDEHAVSASAGPPVADKSHRHLTTQTVRIDIHRLDSLMNLVGELVITKTRLEQLLLKHSSSEIEETLKLLSRVAGGLQDAVMKARMVPLAQVFNRFPRMVRDLARELGREVEFTIEGEETELDRSVIDEIGDPLVHLLRNAIDHGIEAPGNRQQKGKSAV, via the coding sequence ATGACGAGCGATAGGTCGCGATATGAACAAGTGTTTTTTGCTGAAGCCCAAGAACACTTACAGATCTTAAACGACGGGCTGCTTATGTTGGAACAAAACCCCGGTGACTACGAGGCCGTTAACTCGGTCTTTCGAGCGGCACACACAATCAAAGGCATGGCAGCGACCATGGGCTATGGTACTATTACTATGCTTACCCACAACTTAGAAAATGTGCTGGACAAAGTACGGGAGGGGACAACCCAGCTATCTCCACAGCTTTCAGACCTCTTGTTTCAGGGAGTGGACTTACTAGAGGGTATTTTGGGTGATGCCCAGGCCGGTGCTGAGCCGGGACCGGAGTCCATCGCCGCCCTGTTACAGGAATTAAACCGCTCGCTCAGTCTCGAACATCAGGAGCCAATAACTCTTGACCAACAGGAGCCGCTCAGCGATCAAGTAGCGGGGACCATGCTAAGGAACCATGAGGTCCAAGTGGTAACCGAGGCCTGTTCACGTGGCTACGGCGCTTACTTCATTACTGTCCATCTAGTCTCCACCTGTCTGATGAAAGCTGTTCGGGTATTTCTGGTTTTTCAGCGCCTCCAGGCGAAGGGGGAGATTTTACGAGCTGAACCACCGGTTGAGGATTTGGAAGAGGAGAAGTTCGGGGATAGTTTTCGGCTCTTATATATTTCGAAGCTGGATCAAGAAGCAGTCCGGCACCTGGTTGCCGAAGTGACTGATGTCGTACGGGCAGAGGTCGTCCGAATCAAGACAGATGAGCATGCAGTCTCCGCCAGTGCGGGGCCACCGGTAGCTGATAAAAGCCATCGCCACCTTACCACTCAGACAGTTCGGATCGATATTCATCGTCTGGACAGCCTGATGAATTTGGTCGGGGAGCTAGTCATTACCAAGACACGGCTAGAACAACTTTTGCTGAAACACAGTTCGTCGGAAATAGAAGAGACGCTGAAATTGTTGTCGCGAGTTGCTGGCGGGCTGCAAGATGCCGTGATGAAAGCACGCATGGTTCCACTGGCACAAGTATTTAACCGTTTCCCTCGCATGGTGCGGGACTTAGCGCGTGAACTGGGGCGAGAAGTTGAATTTACCATCGAGGGTGAGGAGACTGAGCTAGATCGAAGTGTCATTGACGAGATCGGCGATCCACTGGTGCATCTTTTGCGTAACGCCATTGACCATGGGATCGAGGCACCTGGGAACCGGCAGCAGAAGGGCAAGTCTGCTGTTG
- a CDS encoding MinD/ParA family protein: MLDQAQRLRQLAHQWERRRTRRTIAITSGKGGVGKTNIAVNLALALHERGHTVTLLDADLGLANVDVLLGITPPYTLGQVVQRQCSLADIVYPAYGIKVVAGGSGLEELATLPESELLYLFHDAAQIDSDFFLIDTGAGLSSKVTSLALAAQEVVVVTTPEPTSLTDTYALIKVLNRRSCGLTLHLVVNRAGSSKEAAQVTANFCRVVQDFLAVPVNSLGYIPEDRLVKAAVSRQQPLLFTFPSAPAAERLRMIAATLSGDICPSVSGSGLSGFLGRLRSFFH, encoded by the coding sequence ATGCTTGACCAGGCCCAGCGTCTGCGCCAATTGGCCCACCAGTGGGAGCGACGTCGCACAAGACGCACAATTGCTATTACCAGCGGCAAAGGCGGGGTGGGTAAGACAAACATCGCGGTAAATTTGGCCCTGGCATTGCATGAGAGAGGACACACGGTTACCCTGTTGGATGCTGATTTGGGCCTGGCCAATGTGGATGTGCTTTTGGGCATTACGCCGCCGTATACACTGGGGCAGGTGGTACAACGCCAATGTAGCCTGGCGGATATTGTCTACCCTGCCTACGGCATCAAGGTAGTGGCCGGGGGCAGCGGCCTGGAAGAGCTGGCAACGTTACCGGAAAGTGAACTGTTGTACTTGTTTCATGATGCAGCTCAAATAGATAGCGATTTCTTTCTTATTGATACCGGAGCCGGGCTGTCGTCGAAAGTAACGAGCCTAGCTTTGGCAGCCCAGGAGGTGGTAGTAGTTACCACCCCGGAGCCGACTTCCTTAACCGATACCTATGCCTTGATTAAGGTTCTCAACCGAAGGAGTTGCGGCCTGACTTTGCACCTGGTAGTTAACCGGGCCGGTAGCAGCAAAGAAGCGGCCCAAGTTACAGCCAATTTTTGTCGGGTGGTGCAGGATTTTCTGGCGGTGCCCGTGAATTCTTTAGGTTACATACCAGAAGATCGTCTAGTTAAAGCAGCTGTATCTCGCCAGCAACCTTTATTATTTACGTTTCCTTCAGCACCGGCGGCAGAGCGGCTGCGAATGATAGCTGCAACCTTAAGCGGTGATATTTGCCCATCAGTTAGCGGCAGTGGATTGAGCGGTTTTTTGGGTCGCTTGCGCTCTTTCTTTCACTAG
- a CDS encoding flagellar biosynthesis protein FlhF, whose translation MKIRRYVAPCLEEAVDRVKRELGRDAIILEVRRVRAPGFWGWLKRRRIEVTAAVAQPALPTTPVRKITVPEQSTLPSRSYAEPVVTSTTVAENMMPERLRTPYALARSQTELLVGRGVQPELARQVVEQAMAALSAEELSNSEALARSINRVIVNFFVPQNQVGLTRRVVAFVGPTGVGKTTTIAKLAAVYRLQQGKEVALMTTDTYRIAAVEQLRRYADILHVPLEVVYTAEDLQAALDRHQEAEVILVDTAGRSPQQGLYLAELRNLLAGIPGVQTVLVVSATTKTEDLELIFDRFRIFSPSELVFTKVDETESTGTLLNLVNRMRVPVGFVTNGQNVPDDLKIANPQLLADLVLGGDHHA comes from the coding sequence ATGAAGATCCGGCGTTACGTGGCTCCCTGTCTTGAGGAAGCAGTAGATCGGGTGAAGAGGGAACTGGGCCGGGATGCTATTATTCTGGAAGTACGTCGGGTGCGGGCACCTGGATTTTGGGGTTGGTTAAAACGGCGGCGGATTGAAGTCACGGCTGCTGTGGCTCAACCGGCGCTGCCAACTACTCCTGTGCGGAAGATCACGGTCCCGGAACAATCTACTCTACCCTCCAGGAGTTATGCTGAACCAGTAGTAACATCGACTACCGTTGCTGAGAACATGATGCCTGAGCGCTTGCGTACCCCTTATGCTTTGGCACGTAGCCAGACCGAGCTGTTGGTTGGTCGCGGTGTTCAGCCCGAGCTGGCCCGACAAGTAGTGGAGCAGGCCATGGCTGCTCTGTCGGCAGAAGAGTTGAGCAACAGCGAGGCACTTGCCCGCAGCATTAACAGAGTAATTGTTAACTTTTTTGTCCCTCAAAATCAGGTGGGATTGACGAGACGGGTAGTTGCGTTTGTGGGTCCAACCGGAGTGGGCAAAACCACCACCATTGCCAAGCTGGCTGCTGTTTATAGGTTACAGCAGGGAAAAGAAGTTGCCCTAATGACAACTGACACGTACCGGATAGCGGCCGTTGAACAACTGCGCCGTTATGCCGACATTTTGCATGTTCCGTTAGAAGTGGTCTATACGGCTGAAGACCTTCAGGCTGCTTTGGATCGGCACCAGGAAGCAGAAGTAATCTTGGTTGATACAGCCGGTCGTAGTCCGCAGCAAGGATTATACTTGGCTGAACTAAGGAACTTACTAGCTGGGATTCCAGGGGTACAGACTGTTTTGGTGGTAAGCGCCACTACTAAAACTGAAGACTTAGAACTAATCTTCGACCGGTTTCGAATATTTAGCCCCTCAGAGCTGGTATTTACCAAGGTAGATGAAACTGAGAGCACAGGCACTTTGCTAAATTTGGTTAACCGCATGAGGGTGCCGGTGGGATTTGTTACTAACGGGCAGAACGTTCCCGATGATCTCAAAATAGCCAACCCACAACTGTTGGCGGACTTGGTCCTGGGAGGTGACCATCATGCTTGA